One window of Corvus moneduloides isolate bCorMon1 chromosome 13, bCorMon1.pri, whole genome shotgun sequence genomic DNA carries:
- the MEX3B gene encoding RNA-binding protein MEX3B isoform X1 gives MPSSLFADMERNGSGGGGGGGGGGGGGGETLDDQRALQIALDQLSLLGLDNDETGSIYDNEPRKKSVNMTECVPVPSSEHVAEIVGRQGCKIKALRAKTNTYIKTPVRGEEPLFVVTGRKEDVAMARREIISAAEHFSMIRASRNKNTALNGTVPGPPNLPGQTTIQVRVPYRVVGLVVGPKGATIKRIQQQTHTYIVTPSRDKEPVFEVTGMPENVDRAREEIEAHIAMRTGGIIELTDENDFHANGTDVGFELNGTGSLWSKPTPPSITPTPGRKPFCNYRNDSSSSLGSASTDSYFGGGTGGGGSARLADYSPPSPALSFSHNGNNNNNSANGYVYGGGGGDVLSSPDCCSELPFDSPPGFDLAPAPPPGAALLWPQFERGPAAPPSPAPSPAAAAAAFPGAAPANANLALLVSGPRRGAAPPPARLSPPLHGSAAGTEHPLARRVRSDPGGRLLAASYPLYANGLGAHLPGLPSDSSASSSSSSSSSSSSSSCSSSGVRRKGSRDCSVCFESEVIAALVPCGHNLFCMECANRICEKTEPQCPVCHSAVTQAIRIFS, from the exons ATGCCCAGCTCGCTTTTTGCAGACATGGAGAGGAacgggagcggcggcggcggcggcggcggtggtggtggtggtggcgggGGAGAGACCCTGGATGACCAAAGAGCCCTTCAGATCGCCCTGGAtcagctctccctgctggggctggacaACGACGAGACGGGCTCCATTTACGACAACGAGCCTCGGAAAAAGAGCGTGAACATGACTGAATGCGTCCCGGTGCCCAGCTCGGAACATGTCGCTGAGATAGTGGGGAGACAAG GTTGTAAAATCAAAGCTCTGCGGGCAAAGACCAACACCTACATCAAGACCCCGGTTCGCGGGGAGGAGCCGCTCTTTGTTGTGACGGGCAGAAAGGAAGATGTGGCCATGGCCCGCAGGGAGATCATCTCTGCGGCCGAGCACTTCTCCATGATCCGAGCCTCGCGGAACAAGAACACAGCCCTGAACGGCACCGTTCCCGGCCCCCCGAACCTGCCCGGCCAAACCACCATCCAGGTGCGGGTGCCTTATCGCGTGGTGGGCTTGGTCGTGGGGCCCAAGGGGGCCACCATCAAGCGCATCCAGCAGCAGACGCACACGTACATCGTGACCCCGAGCCGGGACAAGGAGCCGGTCTTTGAGGTGACGGGCATGCCAGAGAACGTGGACCGGGCCCGGGAGGAGATCGAGGCGCACATCGCCATGCGCACCGGCGGCATCATCGAGCTGACGGACGAGAACGACTTCCACGCCAACGGCACGGACGTGGGCTTCGAGCTGAACGGCACGGGCAGCCTCTGGAGCAAGCCCACGCCGCCCAGCATCACACCCACCCCGGGCCGCAAGCCCTTCTGCAACTACCGCAACGACAGCTCCAGCTCGCTGGGCAGCGCCTCCACCGACTCCTACTTCGGGGGCGGCACCGGGGGGGGCGGCAGCGCCCGCCTGGCCGACTACAGCCCCCCGAGCCCGGCGCTGAGCTTCTCGCACAAcggcaacaacaacaacaacagcgCCAACGGCTACGTGTacggcgggggcggcggcgaCGTCCTCTCCTCCCCGGACTGCTGCTCCGAGCTGCCCTTCGACTCGCCGCCCGGCTTCGACCtggcgcccgccccgccgcccggggCCGCCCTGCTCTGGCCGCAGTTcgagcgcggccccgccgcgccgccctcGCCCGCGccctcgcccgccgccgccgccgccgccttccCGGGCGCCGCGCCCGCCAATGCCAACCTGGCGCTGCTGGTGAGCGGCCCCCGGCGcggcgccgccccgcccccggcgcgGCTCTCCCCGCCCCTGCACGGCAGCGCGGCCGGCACCGAGCACCCGCTGGCGCGGCGGGTGCGCAGCGACCCCGGCGGGCGGCTGCTGGCCGCCTCCTACCCGCTGTACGCCAACGGGCTGGGAGCCCACCTGCCCGGGCTGCCCTCCGactcctccgcctcctcctcctcctcctcctccagctcgtcgtccagctcctcctgctcctcctccggCGTGCGGCGGAAGGGCAGCCGCGACTGCTCGGTGTGCTTCGAGAGCGAGGTGATCGCGGCGCTGGTGCCCTGCGGCCACAACCTCTTCTGCATGGAGTGCGCCAACCGCATCTGCGAGAAGACGGAGCCGCAGTGCCCCGTGTGCCACAGCGCCGTCACCCAGGCCATCCGCATCTTCTCCTGa
- the MEX3B gene encoding RNA-binding protein MEX3B isoform X2: MERNGSGGGGGGGGGGGGGGETLDDQRALQIALDQLSLLGLDNDETGSIYDNEPRKKSVNMTECVPVPSSEHVAEIVGRQGCKIKALRAKTNTYIKTPVRGEEPLFVVTGRKEDVAMARREIISAAEHFSMIRASRNKNTALNGTVPGPPNLPGQTTIQVRVPYRVVGLVVGPKGATIKRIQQQTHTYIVTPSRDKEPVFEVTGMPENVDRAREEIEAHIAMRTGGIIELTDENDFHANGTDVGFELNGTGSLWSKPTPPSITPTPGRKPFCNYRNDSSSSLGSASTDSYFGGGTGGGGSARLADYSPPSPALSFSHNGNNNNNSANGYVYGGGGGDVLSSPDCCSELPFDSPPGFDLAPAPPPGAALLWPQFERGPAAPPSPAPSPAAAAAAFPGAAPANANLALLVSGPRRGAAPPPARLSPPLHGSAAGTEHPLARRVRSDPGGRLLAASYPLYANGLGAHLPGLPSDSSASSSSSSSSSSSSSSCSSSGVRRKGSRDCSVCFESEVIAALVPCGHNLFCMECANRICEKTEPQCPVCHSAVTQAIRIFS; this comes from the exons ATGGAGAGGAacgggagcggcggcggcggcggcggcggtggtggtggtggtggcgggGGAGAGACCCTGGATGACCAAAGAGCCCTTCAGATCGCCCTGGAtcagctctccctgctggggctggacaACGACGAGACGGGCTCCATTTACGACAACGAGCCTCGGAAAAAGAGCGTGAACATGACTGAATGCGTCCCGGTGCCCAGCTCGGAACATGTCGCTGAGATAGTGGGGAGACAAG GTTGTAAAATCAAAGCTCTGCGGGCAAAGACCAACACCTACATCAAGACCCCGGTTCGCGGGGAGGAGCCGCTCTTTGTTGTGACGGGCAGAAAGGAAGATGTGGCCATGGCCCGCAGGGAGATCATCTCTGCGGCCGAGCACTTCTCCATGATCCGAGCCTCGCGGAACAAGAACACAGCCCTGAACGGCACCGTTCCCGGCCCCCCGAACCTGCCCGGCCAAACCACCATCCAGGTGCGGGTGCCTTATCGCGTGGTGGGCTTGGTCGTGGGGCCCAAGGGGGCCACCATCAAGCGCATCCAGCAGCAGACGCACACGTACATCGTGACCCCGAGCCGGGACAAGGAGCCGGTCTTTGAGGTGACGGGCATGCCAGAGAACGTGGACCGGGCCCGGGAGGAGATCGAGGCGCACATCGCCATGCGCACCGGCGGCATCATCGAGCTGACGGACGAGAACGACTTCCACGCCAACGGCACGGACGTGGGCTTCGAGCTGAACGGCACGGGCAGCCTCTGGAGCAAGCCCACGCCGCCCAGCATCACACCCACCCCGGGCCGCAAGCCCTTCTGCAACTACCGCAACGACAGCTCCAGCTCGCTGGGCAGCGCCTCCACCGACTCCTACTTCGGGGGCGGCACCGGGGGGGGCGGCAGCGCCCGCCTGGCCGACTACAGCCCCCCGAGCCCGGCGCTGAGCTTCTCGCACAAcggcaacaacaacaacaacagcgCCAACGGCTACGTGTacggcgggggcggcggcgaCGTCCTCTCCTCCCCGGACTGCTGCTCCGAGCTGCCCTTCGACTCGCCGCCCGGCTTCGACCtggcgcccgccccgccgcccggggCCGCCCTGCTCTGGCCGCAGTTcgagcgcggccccgccgcgccgccctcGCCCGCGccctcgcccgccgccgccgccgccgccttccCGGGCGCCGCGCCCGCCAATGCCAACCTGGCGCTGCTGGTGAGCGGCCCCCGGCGcggcgccgccccgcccccggcgcgGCTCTCCCCGCCCCTGCACGGCAGCGCGGCCGGCACCGAGCACCCGCTGGCGCGGCGGGTGCGCAGCGACCCCGGCGGGCGGCTGCTGGCCGCCTCCTACCCGCTGTACGCCAACGGGCTGGGAGCCCACCTGCCCGGGCTGCCCTCCGactcctccgcctcctcctcctcctcctcctccagctcgtcgtccagctcctcctgctcctcctccggCGTGCGGCGGAAGGGCAGCCGCGACTGCTCGGTGTGCTTCGAGAGCGAGGTGATCGCGGCGCTGGTGCCCTGCGGCCACAACCTCTTCTGCATGGAGTGCGCCAACCGCATCTGCGAGAAGACGGAGCCGCAGTGCCCCGTGTGCCACAGCGCCGTCACCCAGGCCATCCGCATCTTCTCCTGa